A single region of the Sus scrofa isolate TJ Tabasco breed Duroc chromosome 16, Sscrofa11.1, whole genome shotgun sequence genome encodes:
- the MED7 gene encoding mediator of RNA polymerase II transcription subunit 7 (The RefSeq protein has 1 substitution compared to this genomic sequence): MGEPQQVSALPPPPMQYIKEYTDENIQEGLAPKPPPPIKDSYMMFGNQFQCDDLIIRPLESQGIERLHPMQFDHKKELRKLNMSILINFLDLLDILIRSPGSIKREEKLEDLKLLFVHVHHLINEYRPHQARETLRVMMEVQKRQRLETAERFQKHLERVIEMIQNCLASLPDDLPHSVAGMRVKAEPMDADDSNNCTGQSDQQRENSGHRRDQIIEKDAALCVLIDEMNERP; the protein is encoded by the coding sequence ATGGGTGAGCCACAGCAAGTGAGTGCCCTTCCGCCACCTCCGATGCAGTACATCAAGGAATACACAGATGAAAACATTCAGGAAGGCCTCGCTCCCAAGCCTCCACCTCCAATAAAAGACAGTTACATGATGTTTGGCAACCAGTTCCAATGTGATGATCTTATCATCCGCCCTTTGGAAAGTCAGGGTATCGAACGGCTTCATCCTATGCAGTTTGATCACAAGAAAGAACTGAGAAAACTCAATATGTCTATCCTTATTAATTTCTTAGATCTCTTAGATATCTTGATAAGGAGTCCTGGGAGTATAAAACGGGAAGAGAAGCTAGAAGATCTTAAGCTGCTTTTTGTGCATGTACATCATCTCATAAATGAATACCGGCCCCACCAAGCCAGAGAGACCCTGAGAGTCATGATGGAGGTGCAGAAGCGGCAACGCCTTGAGACAGCAGAGAGGTTTCAGAAGCATCTGGAACGAGTCATTGAGATGATTCAGAATTGCTTGGCTTCTTTGCCTGATGACTTGCCCCATTCAGAAGCAGGGATGAGAGTAAAAGCTGAACCAATGGACGCTGATGATAGCAACAATTGTACTGGACAGAGTGACcaacaaagagaaaattcagGTCATAGGAGAGACCAGATTATAGAGAAAGATGCTGCCTTGTGTGTCCTCAttgatgaaatgaatgaaagaccgtga
- the MED7 gene encoding mediator of RNA polymerase II transcription subunit 7 isoform X1, producing MGEPQQVSALPPPPMQYIKEYTDENIQEGLAPKPPPPIKDSYMMFGNQFQCDDLIIRPLESQGIERLHPMQFDHKKELRKLNMSILINFLDLLDILIRSPGSIKREEKLEDLKLLFVHVHHLINEYRPHQARETLRVMMEVQKRQRLETAERFQKHLERVIEMIQNCLASLPDDLPHSEAGMRVKAEPMDADDSNNCTGQSDQQRENSGHRRDQIIEKDAALCVLIDEMNERP from the coding sequence ATGGGTGAGCCACAGCAAGTGAGTGCCCTTCCGCCACCTCCGATGCAGTACATCAAGGAATACACAGATGAAAACATTCAGGAAGGCCTCGCTCCCAAGCCTCCACCTCCAATAAAAGACAGTTACATGATGTTTGGCAACCAGTTCCAATGTGATGATCTTATCATCCGCCCTTTGGAAAGTCAGGGTATCGAACGGCTTCATCCTATGCAGTTTGATCACAAGAAAGAACTGAGAAAACTCAATATGTCTATCCTTATTAATTTCTTAGATCTCTTAGATATCTTGATAAGGAGTCCTGGGAGTATAAAACGGGAAGAGAAGCTAGAAGATCTTAAGCTGCTTTTTGTGCATGTACATCATCTCATAAATGAATACCGGCCCCACCAAGCCAGAGAGACCCTGAGAGTCATGATGGAGGTGCAGAAGCGGCAACGCCTTGAGACAGCAGAGAGGTTTCAGAAGCATCTGGAACGAGTCATTGAGATGATTCAGAATTGCTTGGCTTCTTTGCCTGATGACTTGCCCCATTCAGAAGCAGGGATGAGAGTAAAAGCTGAACCAATGGACGCTGATGATAGCAACAATTGTACTGGACAGAGTGACcaacaaagagaaaattcagGTCATAGGAGAGACCAGATTATAGAGAAAGATGCTGCCTTGTGTGTCCTCAttgatgaaatgaatgaaagaccgtga